One genomic window of Longimicrobiaceae bacterium includes the following:
- a CDS encoding glycosyltransferase family 9 protein, with protein MPELIHPGGRICVVLLTGLGDVVNGLPLVNALKDHDPSCHVTWVVEPMSAPILRPHPSVDDVVVYRKKLGARGVWELAMEMRGRRFDLTLNLNVYFKSIWATVLSRAPRRVSFGRDRAFDGVWLAANHRLPPRPRAHTVDLFGEFAEYLGVPYGEPDWRIVFTPEEQRDQAAFFAEQDRPLVVIPPASAIHWKDWVPDRWARVVDALEHDFGLRTVLVGGTGERETRIAREITEQASATPLWAMGDPIRRMAWMIEGADLVIAPDTGPLHMARALGTPVIGLYGHTSPWRTGPYRRYHDLWVDTYTDPGESPDPSSFASKLGRMERIAVRDVLERVERAVERYGVGRG; from the coding sequence ATGCCTGAGCTGATTCATCCGGGCGGCCGGATCTGCGTCGTTCTCCTCACCGGGCTGGGCGACGTGGTCAACGGCCTGCCGCTCGTCAACGCGCTCAAGGACCACGACCCGTCGTGCCACGTCACCTGGGTGGTGGAGCCGATGTCCGCGCCCATCCTCCGGCCGCACCCCTCGGTAGACGACGTGGTGGTCTACCGCAAGAAGCTGGGCGCGCGCGGGGTCTGGGAGCTGGCGATGGAGATGCGCGGCCGGCGGTTCGACCTGACGCTCAACCTGAACGTCTACTTCAAGAGCATCTGGGCCACCGTCCTTTCCCGGGCGCCGCGCCGGGTGAGCTTCGGGAGGGACCGGGCGTTCGACGGGGTGTGGCTGGCGGCGAACCACCGCCTCCCCCCCCGGCCGCGCGCGCACACGGTGGACCTGTTCGGGGAGTTCGCGGAGTACCTGGGGGTGCCCTACGGCGAGCCGGACTGGCGCATCGTCTTCACGCCGGAGGAGCAGCGGGACCAGGCCGCTTTCTTCGCGGAGCAGGACCGTCCGCTCGTCGTCATCCCTCCCGCGTCGGCCATCCACTGGAAGGACTGGGTGCCGGACCGCTGGGCCCGGGTGGTGGATGCGCTGGAGCACGACTTCGGCCTCCGGACGGTGCTGGTCGGCGGTACGGGCGAGCGCGAGACGCGCATCGCCCGGGAGATCACGGAGCAGGCCAGCGCGACGCCGCTCTGGGCGATGGGCGACCCCATCCGCCGCATGGCGTGGATGATCGAGGGCGCCGACCTGGTGATCGCCCCCGACACGGGCCCCCTGCACATGGCGCGCGCGCTGGGCACGCCCGTGATCGGGCTGTACGGCCACACCAGCCCCTGGCGCACCGGGCCGTACCGCCGCTACCACGACCTCTGGGTGGACACGTACACCGACCCCGGCGAGTCCCCGGACCCCTCCAGCTTCGCCTCCAAGCTGGGGCGGATGGAGCGGATCGCCGTGCGGGACGTGCTGGAGCGGGTGGAGCGCGCAGTGGAGCGCTACGGGGTGGGCCGGGGGTAG
- a CDS encoding glycosyltransferase — translation MFVAAHNAAHVWGGLERATSLLLAGLARRGHRVLLFCNDARVAEGARALGVPAEVLVLGGDAMLHHAARFARRLGEDRPDALVISSFQKVWLGGMGARLAGVPRVVARIGLENYTPYSWKYRLAFGRWVDAVVVNAARMRPPFLALPGWSEARVATIHNGVWPRPRSAPGGLRRELGIPEDAPVVGAMARLARQKRLDRLLHALALLPPGVHCLVAGEGPERQALAALAAELGLGARVHFLGFREDVGDVLEALDLLLVTSDTEGLSNTMLEALAAGVPVVSTPVSGADEALDPLPDGRRPGLVVGFTPEEVAAAVRELLADPARRAGMGSAARERAEERFGFERMLDRWEAVLGAPGGGGDA, via the coding sequence ATGTTCGTCGCAGCGCACAACGCCGCGCACGTCTGGGGCGGCCTGGAGCGCGCCACCTCCCTCCTCCTGGCGGGGCTCGCCCGGCGGGGGCACCGCGTGCTCCTCTTCTGCAACGACGCGCGCGTGGCGGAGGGGGCGCGTGCGCTCGGCGTCCCGGCGGAGGTGCTGGTCCTCGGCGGCGACGCGATGCTCCACCACGCGGCGCGCTTCGCCCGGCGCCTCGGGGAGGATCGACCGGACGCGCTCGTAATCAGCAGCTTCCAGAAGGTCTGGCTCGGCGGGATGGGCGCCCGCCTCGCCGGGGTGCCGCGCGTGGTGGCGCGGATCGGGCTGGAGAACTACACCCCGTACAGCTGGAAGTACCGGCTGGCGTTCGGGCGGTGGGTGGACGCGGTGGTGGTGAACGCCGCCCGGATGCGCCCTCCCTTCCTGGCGCTCCCCGGGTGGTCGGAGGCGCGCGTGGCCACCATCCACAACGGCGTCTGGCCGCGCCCCCGCAGTGCTCCCGGCGGGCTCCGGCGCGAGCTGGGGATCCCGGAAGATGCGCCGGTGGTGGGCGCCATGGCGCGCCTGGCCCGCCAGAAGCGCCTCGACCGGCTGCTGCACGCCCTGGCGCTGCTCCCGCCCGGCGTCCACTGCCTGGTCGCGGGAGAGGGGCCCGAACGGCAGGCCCTGGCGGCGCTCGCCGCGGAGCTGGGGCTCGGCGCGCGCGTGCACTTCCTGGGCTTCCGCGAGGACGTGGGCGACGTCCTGGAGGCGCTCGACCTCCTGCTGGTCACCTCCGACACGGAGGGGCTGAGCAACACCATGCTGGAGGCGCTGGCGGCGGGGGTCCCGGTGGTGAGCACCCCGGTCAGCGGCGCGGACGAGGCGCTGGATCCCCTTCCGGACGGGAGGCGGCCGGGCCTGGTGGTCGGCTTCACGCCGGAGGAGGTCGCCGCCGCGGTGCGGGAGCTCCTGGCCGACCCTGCCCGCCGGGCCGGGATGGGGAGCGCGGCCCGGGAGCGGGCGGAGGAGCGGTTCGGCTTCGAGCGGATGCTCGACCGCTGGGAGGCGGTGCTCGGCGCTCCGGGAGGGGGCGGGGATGCCTGA
- a CDS encoding DegT/DnrJ/EryC1/StrS family aminotransferase: MTTMQVPLLDLTGQYRTVADEVQRALQAVIEEQRFILGPVVDRFEAEVAEHLGVEHAVGCASGTDALLLGLRALGVERGDEVVTTPFTFFATAGAIHNAGARPVFADIDPATFNLDPAAAEAALGERTRAVVPVHLFGQMAEMEAFRALGDRRGVPVLEDAAQAIGARRLLEDGRWITTGTLGDACAFSFFPSKNLGAFGDAGMTVTGDAAVAERLRRLRVHGGRQMYHHEEVGYNSRLDALQAAVLSAKLPYLVGWSERRREHARFYDEALAGIGGLATPTVLPGNESIYNQYTLRVGDGRRDDLAAFLRERGVGSSVYYPVPLHLQECFAYLGCRQGEFPESERAAREVLSIPVFPELTEAQREHVAGAIREFFGA, from the coding sequence ATGACGACGATGCAAGTTCCCCTGCTGGACCTGACCGGGCAGTACCGTACCGTGGCGGACGAGGTGCAGCGGGCCCTCCAGGCGGTGATCGAGGAGCAGCGGTTCATCCTGGGCCCCGTGGTGGACCGCTTCGAGGCGGAGGTGGCGGAGCACCTGGGGGTGGAGCACGCGGTGGGGTGCGCCAGCGGGACGGACGCGCTCCTCCTGGGGCTGCGGGCGCTGGGGGTGGAGCGGGGCGACGAGGTGGTGACCACGCCCTTCACCTTCTTCGCCACGGCGGGGGCGATCCACAACGCGGGCGCCCGGCCGGTGTTCGCGGACATCGACCCGGCGACCTTCAACCTGGACCCGGCCGCGGCGGAGGCGGCCCTGGGCGAGCGGACGCGCGCCGTGGTCCCGGTGCACCTCTTCGGCCAGATGGCGGAGATGGAGGCGTTCCGCGCGCTGGGCGACCGGCGCGGGGTGCCGGTGCTGGAGGACGCGGCCCAGGCCATCGGGGCGCGCCGGCTGCTGGAGGACGGGCGGTGGATCACCACCGGGACGCTGGGCGACGCCTGCGCTTTCTCGTTCTTCCCCAGCAAGAACCTGGGCGCCTTCGGGGACGCGGGGATGACCGTGACCGGCGACGCGGCCGTGGCGGAGCGGCTTCGCAGGCTGCGCGTGCACGGCGGGCGCCAGATGTACCACCACGAGGAGGTGGGCTACAACTCGCGCCTGGACGCGCTGCAGGCGGCGGTGCTCTCGGCGAAGCTCCCGTACCTGGTGGGGTGGAGCGAGCGGCGGCGGGAGCACGCCCGGTTCTACGACGAGGCGCTCGCCGGGATCGGGGGGCTCGCCACGCCGACGGTCCTCCCGGGGAACGAGTCCATCTACAACCAGTACACGCTCCGCGTCGGCGACGGGCGCCGCGACGATCTCGCCGCCTTCCTGCGGGAGCGCGGCGTGGGCAGCTCGGTGTACTACCCGGTCCCGCTGCACCTGCAGGAGTGCTTCGCGTACCTGGGCTGCCGCCAGGGCGAGTTCCCGGAGTCCGAGCGCGCCGCCCGCGAGGTGCTCTCGATCCCGGTGTTCCCGGAGCTCACGGAGGCGCAGCGGGAGCACGTGGCAGGCGCCATCCGCGAGTTCTTCGGCGCCTGA
- a CDS encoding ABC transporter ATP-binding protein, translating to MKLYLRILGYLRPHWGLFALSAAAMTLHAVLDALSLTLLAPFLRVLFGGEEALSGAAGLFGGADGGGAIQRVMEWALGGVVSQSSPMAALRDVVLFMFGVLLLKNAALYVQGYTSTLVEALVTRDLRDAIYTHLLRLGFPFFQRTKAGQIISRVTNDVDQMRSLVTNNLTKLLSSVIQAAVLLVTLFLLSWKLTLVALLALPPMLLLWARFRSRLRRGVLRVLDAVGEVSVQIQETVSGIRLVKASGAEGWEARRFRALTHRHYKALSRNDRWRKFFPPATEMITATAILALVWYGSYLVLAERSMAPDHFLTALLVAGRLMTPVKAVAQYPSLVQPGLAAAERAFELLDTPPEVTDRAGALPVTGFREAIRFEGVDFEYAPGVPVLREIDLEIRPGEVVAVVGASGAGKSTLSDLVPRFHDPTRGRITLDGVDLRDLRVAELRALLGIVTQETILFHDTVRANIAYGVENAPQERIEAAARAANAHEFIAELPQGYDTVLGEKGTRLSGGQRQRIAIARALFRNPPLLILDEATSALDTGSERLVQQAIDEVMEGRTVLVIAHRLSTVRRADTIVAMEGGRIVERGTHEELLALGGTYRRLHDLQFAAGEAPELPAGAFSAEGA from the coding sequence ATGAAGCTGTACCTGCGGATCCTGGGCTACCTCCGCCCCCACTGGGGGCTGTTCGCGCTTTCCGCGGCGGCGATGACGCTGCACGCGGTGCTGGACGCGCTCAGCCTGACGCTCCTCGCGCCCTTCCTCCGCGTGCTCTTCGGCGGGGAGGAGGCGCTCTCCGGGGCGGCGGGCCTCTTCGGCGGCGCGGACGGGGGCGGCGCGATCCAGCGGGTGATGGAGTGGGCGCTCGGCGGCGTGGTGAGCCAGAGCTCGCCCATGGCGGCGCTCCGGGACGTGGTGCTCTTCATGTTCGGGGTGCTGCTGCTCAAGAACGCGGCGCTGTACGTCCAGGGGTACACCTCGACGCTGGTGGAGGCGCTGGTCACGCGGGACCTCCGCGACGCCATCTACACCCACCTGCTGCGCCTGGGCTTCCCCTTCTTCCAGCGCACCAAGGCCGGGCAGATCATCTCGCGCGTCACCAACGACGTGGACCAGATGCGGTCGCTGGTCACCAACAACCTGACCAAGCTCCTGTCGTCGGTCATCCAGGCGGCGGTCCTCCTGGTGACGCTCTTCCTCCTTTCCTGGAAGCTGACCCTGGTGGCGCTGCTGGCGCTCCCGCCCATGCTCCTGCTCTGGGCGCGCTTCCGCAGCCGGCTCCGGCGCGGGGTCCTGCGGGTCCTGGACGCGGTGGGCGAGGTGTCGGTGCAGATCCAGGAGACGGTGTCGGGGATCCGCCTGGTCAAGGCGAGCGGGGCGGAGGGGTGGGAGGCGCGCCGCTTCCGGGCGCTCACCCACCGGCACTACAAGGCGCTGTCGCGGAACGACCGCTGGCGGAAGTTCTTCCCGCCCGCCACCGAGATGATCACGGCCACGGCGATCCTGGCGCTGGTCTGGTACGGCAGCTACCTGGTGCTCGCCGAGCGGTCCATGGCGCCGGACCACTTCCTCACCGCGCTGCTGGTCGCGGGGCGGCTCATGACGCCGGTCAAGGCGGTGGCCCAGTACCCGTCGCTGGTGCAGCCGGGGCTCGCCGCCGCGGAGCGGGCCTTCGAGCTGCTGGACACCCCGCCCGAGGTGACGGACCGCGCCGGCGCCCTCCCCGTGACCGGGTTCCGCGAGGCGATCCGCTTCGAGGGGGTGGACTTCGAGTACGCGCCGGGCGTTCCCGTGCTGCGGGAGATCGACCTGGAGATCCGGCCGGGAGAGGTGGTGGCGGTGGTGGGGGCGAGCGGGGCGGGGAAGAGCACCCTCTCGGACCTGGTCCCGCGCTTCCACGACCCCACGCGCGGGCGGATCACCCTGGACGGAGTCGACCTGCGCGACCTCCGGGTGGCGGAGCTGCGCGCGCTGCTGGGGATCGTGACGCAGGAGACCATCCTCTTCCACGACACCGTGCGCGCCAACATCGCCTACGGCGTGGAGAACGCGCCGCAGGAGCGGATCGAGGCCGCGGCCCGCGCGGCCAACGCGCACGAGTTCATCGCGGAGCTCCCGCAGGGGTACGACACGGTGCTCGGGGAGAAGGGGACCCGGCTCTCGGGGGGGCAGCGGCAGCGGATCGCCATCGCGCGGGCGCTCTTCCGTAACCCGCCGCTGCTCATCCTGGACGAGGCGACCAGCGCCCTGGACACCGGGAGCGAGCGGCTCGTGCAGCAGGCCATCGACGAGGTGATGGAGGGGCGGACCGTGCTGGTGATCGCCCACCGGCTCTCCACCGTGCGCCGCGCCGACACCATCGTGGCCATGGAGGGGGGGCGCATCGTGGAGCGCGGCACGCACGAGGAGCTGCTCGCGCTCGGGGGGACCTACCGCCGGCTGCACGACCTGCAGTTCGCGGCCGGCGAGGCGCCGGAGCTTCCGGCCGGCGCCTTCTCCGCGGAGGGCGCCTGA
- a CDS encoding response regulator, producing the protein MPAPVKRLLWVDDEIDLLRPHLLFVQGRGYHVDAVSNGDDALELMRISTYDLILLDEQMPGRTGMEVFDEIRRVDARVPVVMVTKSEEDRTMTEAIGRRVADYLVKPTSPRQVLSVVTRLLEGQALQQQFVARDFTIRFRELNAQRSVPRGWREWGETYSELVDWELRLRGAGEMGLLSSLETLLDDFRREFCQFVAASYPAWVNGADDRPPLSVDVVPQFLEPLIGEGRTALFVIIDCLRLDQWRAILPLLTPHAEVEEALYYSILPTATPFSRNAIFSGWYPDRIAETHPGWWGGDTEGSLNSFERELFEEQVARLLGHSLPVHYEKIFASGDGESALRRLPGHLSQPGVTAMVFNFVDLLTHGRSESTVLWEVARDKEALRALTRQWFERSEALTAIREALRQGVPVLVTTDHGSIHCHRPATVFAKRDTTQNLRYKFGDDLRAEDPSLAFSTGEESTLRFPPGRAATNYLLAMEDVFFVYPTKLRQYQARYRGSFLHGGISPEEMVLPVALLTPR; encoded by the coding sequence ACGACGCGCTGGAGCTGATGCGCATCTCCACGTACGACCTGATCCTGCTGGACGAGCAGATGCCCGGCCGCACCGGGATGGAGGTCTTCGACGAGATCCGCCGCGTGGACGCGCGGGTGCCGGTGGTCATGGTCACCAAGAGCGAGGAGGACCGGACCATGACGGAGGCCATCGGGCGGCGGGTGGCCGACTACCTCGTGAAGCCCACCTCGCCCCGGCAGGTCCTCTCGGTGGTGACGCGGCTCCTGGAGGGCCAGGCGCTGCAGCAGCAGTTCGTGGCGCGCGACTTTACCATCCGCTTCCGCGAGCTGAACGCGCAACGCTCGGTGCCCCGCGGCTGGCGCGAGTGGGGCGAGACCTACTCGGAGCTGGTCGACTGGGAGCTGCGCCTCCGCGGCGCGGGGGAGATGGGGCTCCTCTCCTCGCTCGAGACGCTGCTGGACGACTTCCGCCGCGAGTTCTGCCAGTTCGTCGCGGCGAGCTACCCGGCGTGGGTGAACGGCGCGGACGACCGCCCGCCGCTCTCCGTGGACGTGGTGCCGCAGTTCCTGGAGCCGCTGATCGGCGAGGGGCGGACCGCGCTCTTCGTCATCATCGACTGCCTGCGGCTGGACCAGTGGCGCGCCATCCTCCCGCTGCTGACGCCGCACGCGGAGGTGGAGGAGGCGCTCTACTACTCCATCCTCCCGACCGCGACGCCGTTCTCGCGCAACGCCATCTTCTCCGGGTGGTACCCGGACCGGATCGCGGAGACGCATCCGGGGTGGTGGGGGGGCGACACGGAGGGGAGCCTGAACTCCTTCGAGCGCGAGCTGTTCGAGGAGCAGGTCGCGCGGCTGCTGGGCCACTCGCTTCCGGTGCACTACGAGAAGATCTTCGCCTCGGGCGACGGGGAGTCCGCGCTGCGCCGCCTCCCGGGGCACCTTTCACAGCCGGGCGTGACGGCAATGGTCTTCAACTTCGTGGACCTGCTCACGCACGGGCGCTCGGAGTCCACGGTGCTGTGGGAGGTGGCGCGCGACAAGGAGGCGCTGCGGGCGCTCACCCGGCAGTGGTTCGAGCGATCCGAGGCGCTGACCGCCATCCGCGAGGCGCTCCGGCAGGGGGTGCCGGTGCTGGTGACCACGGACCACGGCTCCATCCACTGCCACCGCCCGGCGACGGTGTTCGCCAAGCGCGACACCACGCAGAACCTCCGCTACAAGTTCGGCGACGACCTGCGGGCGGAGGACCCCTCGCTGGCATTCTCCACGGGCGAAGAGAGCACGCTGCGCTTCCCGCCGGGGCGCGCGGCGACCAACTACCTGCTGGCGATGGAGGACGTCTTCTTCGTCTACCCGACCAAGCTGCGGCAGTACCAGGCGCGGTACCGCGGGAGCTTCCTGCACGGCGGCATCAGCCCCGAGGAGATGGTCCTCCCCGTCGCGCTGCTGACCCCCCGATGA